CGCAAGCTCCTTGACCAGTTCGGCAGGCTTTGCAACGTTGAGCATATCGATGATCGAGTAGATTCCCGTCTTCCTTGCCTCAAGGATAAACTTCTCGATGGTGGATATTGGTGCAAGACCGGATACCACAACAGCGTCGGCGGATGCGTTTGCAGCCATCCTTGCCTCGAGGTTTCCTGTGTCGAGCGTCTTTAAGTCCGCAATGATGAACGCATCCGGGCGGATCTTCCTGATCTCGTCGATAACCGAAAGACCGAACTGTTTGATCGTCGGTGTTCCCGCCTCGATCAGGACATGATCGTTCTTCGGGACTTCTTCGAGAACCCTCCTGACCGCATTCATATCCACGAGGTCGAGTGCAACCTGCAGGTACGGCGGGTTCCAGAGCCTCTGGACCTTGAATCCCATAACCGCGTGGCTTGCACGATCCTTCTCGTCCATAAGTGTCGCTTTGTCAGGGAACTTGTCGAGCGCATGTTTTATTGCAAGCTTGGTCGACCCGTAGTTGTAGCGGTAGATGCGGTTGTAGTCCCTCGCTTCGGGGTGAAGGAATGCGCTTGCGAGAATTACAATATCCTCAGGATCATACCCGCAATCGTCAAAGACGCCCTCTTCGTATGAGTCTGCGACAGCCTTCGCAATTGCCGCCTGGACCGCTCCGAACATCGCATTTACCTGACCCTCGGTCTTCAGTGTGACTTTAGGAATAATGAGCGTTGCGGGCTTTGTAAGCAGATTCGGCCTGATTACCGCAAGAAGCGGGGTGTGGCCCGGAGCCA
This window of the Methanolacinia paynteri genome carries:
- a CDS encoding bifunctional 5,6,7,8-tetrahydromethanopterin hydro-lyase/3-hexulose-6-phosphate synthase, encoding MYLIGEALEGEGAELAHIDLLIGDKMGPVGMAFANAASQLAPGHTPLLAVIRPNLLTKPATLIIPKVTLKTEGQVNAMFGAVQAAIAKAVADSYEEGVFDDCGYDPEDIVILASAFLHPEARDYNRIYRYNYGSTKLAIKHALDKFPDKATLMDEKDRASHAVMGFKVQRLWNPPYLQVALDLVDMNAVRRVLEEVPKNDHVLIEAGTPTIKQFGLSVIDEIRKIRPDAFIIADLKTLDTGNLEARMAANASADAVVVSGLAPISTIEKFILEARKTGIYSIIDMLNVAKPAELVKELAKKGAAPDIVEMHRAIDTEGDEYNWGDIPAIKKAAGGKLIVATAGGIRQHVVQTALKSGADIVVVGRAITASKNIKNAAEQFIEEINNPEIDQFRIMTDF